DNA from Drosophila suzukii chromosome 2R, CBGP_Dsuzu_IsoJpt1.0, whole genome shotgun sequence:
TGTGCCAGTTAAAAATGAGTCAGGCTGAGCGGCAATTCAGCGATGGACAAAATTGTAGTATACTTTAAAGGGTGATTGATGAGTtgtaaaatcaaaataatCGACTTTTAACAAGCGCCCTTCTGCTTTTTCTTGTCTTTACAGTCTGGCCATCAAGAATGCCGATGAAAATGCCCCCACGAAGCGAGATCTTGTAAATGCCGAATTTCTGGATGGCGAACAGTGAGTTTATGCAAATAACAAAGTGCGAAAAAAGGAAATACTTACACTGATTGTACTTTTCAGACCCACACTGGAGGAAATCCGCAGCTGGGGCAAGAGCTTTGACAAGCTGATGAAGAGCTCATGTGAGTCTTTGAAAATTGGCTTTCTGATCTGTGGTAATATTTTGATAAATGTTTATTCCCAGCTGGTCGTAAGGTGTTCCAGAACTTCCTGCGCAGCGAATTCAGCGAGGAGAACATCCTGTTCTGGCTGGCCTGCGAGGACCTCAAGAAGGAGAGCAGCCCGGAGCTGGTGGAGGAGAAGGCGCGCCTCATCTACGAGGACTACATCTCGATCCTGTCGCCCAGGGAGGTGTCGCTGGACTCGCGGGTCCGCGAGATCGTCAACCGCAACATGATCG
Protein-coding regions in this window:
- the Dhit gene encoding regulator of G-protein signaling 20 isoform X1, whose product is MDKIVVYFKGLAIKNADENAPTKRDLVNAEFLDGEQPTLEEIRSWGKSFDKLMKSSSGRKVFQNFLRSEFSEENILFWLACEDLKKESSPELVEEKARLIYEDYISILSPREVSLDSRVREIVNRNMIEPTTHTFDEAQIQIYTLMHRDSYPRFLNSQKFKTLAQLQDNSNAGSKADSPT